Proteins encoded by one window of Cyanobium sp. NS01:
- the arfB gene encoding alternative ribosome rescue aminoacyl-tRNA hydrolase ArfB, translated as MASDLPGGDLRVTPAVLIPAAELRWRFSRSSGPGGQNVNTTDSRVELVFDLAASQALPAALRARALRRLEGRLVEGALVVAASEHRSQWQNRVAAQRRLVAQLQEALRPPPPPRRPTRPSRGSVERRLAAKKQRGAIKLRRQGRPNLPDE; from the coding sequence ATGGCCAGCGACCTGCCCGGCGGTGATCTGCGCGTGACGCCGGCGGTGCTGATTCCGGCGGCGGAGCTGCGCTGGCGCTTCTCGCGCTCCTCGGGCCCGGGGGGACAGAACGTGAACACCACCGATTCGCGGGTGGAGCTGGTGTTCGATCTGGCGGCCTCCCAGGCGCTGCCGGCGGCGCTGCGGGCGCGGGCGCTGCGGCGGCTGGAGGGACGGCTGGTGGAGGGTGCCCTGGTGGTGGCGGCCAGTGAGCACCGCTCCCAGTGGCAGAACCGGGTGGCGGCCCAGCGGCGCCTGGTGGCGCAGTTGCAGGAGGCGCTGCGGCCGCCGCCGCCGCCCCGGCGCCCCACCCGGCCCAGCCGCGGCTCGGTGGAGCGGCGCCTGGCGGCGAAGAAGCAGCGGGGCGCGATCAAGCTGCGGCGCCAGGGCCGCCCGAACCTGCCGGATGAGTAG
- the speE gene encoding polyamine aminopropyltransferase: MAPSPGWIDEVYDGVRYGLAGRVIAETDSPYQRITIIESERYGKGLLLDGCWMTAERQERHYHEALVHPALCGASNLERVLVIGGGDGGTARECLRHPGVGQLDMVEIDGQVVAWSREHLPSLGGGCWDDPRFQLTVGDGIAWAAAAPDASYDVVIVDGSDPAGPAEGLFNRAFFQHCRRILRPGGVFATQSESPEAFRAVHLEMVQVLRQVFGHADPLYGWVPMYPSGWWSWTFAAIDGRRYLQPDPARAAAVVDGCEIWSPRWQRGAFEAVPAAIERALNA; encoded by the coding sequence ATGGCCCCCTCCCCCGGCTGGATCGATGAGGTCTACGACGGTGTGCGCTATGGCCTGGCCGGCCGGGTGATCGCCGAAACCGATTCGCCCTACCAGCGCATCACGATCATCGAGAGCGAGCGCTACGGCAAGGGCCTGCTGCTCGATGGCTGCTGGATGACGGCCGAGCGCCAGGAACGGCACTACCACGAAGCCCTGGTGCATCCGGCCCTCTGCGGAGCCAGCAACCTCGAACGGGTGCTGGTGATCGGCGGCGGCGACGGCGGCACCGCCCGCGAGTGCCTGCGCCACCCCGGCGTAGGCCAGCTCGACATGGTGGAGATCGATGGCCAGGTGGTGGCCTGGAGCCGCGAGCACCTGCCCAGCCTCGGCGGTGGCTGCTGGGATGACCCCCGCTTCCAGCTCACGGTGGGCGATGGCATCGCCTGGGCCGCAGCCGCCCCGGACGCCAGCTACGACGTGGTGATCGTGGATGGCTCCGACCCCGCCGGCCCGGCCGAGGGACTGTTCAACCGCGCCTTCTTCCAGCACTGCCGCCGCATCCTCAGGCCCGGGGGCGTGTTCGCCACCCAGAGCGAATCGCCGGAGGCCTTCCGCGCGGTGCACCTGGAGATGGTGCAGGTGCTGCGCCAGGTGTTCGGCCATGCCGATCCCCTCTATGGCTGGGTGCCGATGTACCCGAGCGGCTGGTGGAGCTGGACCTTTGCCGCCATCGACGGCCGTCGTTATCTGCAGCCGGATCCCGCCCGCGCCGCGGCCGTGGTCGATGGCTGTGAGATCTGGAGCCCCCGCTGGCAGCGCGGCGCCTTCGAGGCGGTGCCAGCGGCGATCGAGCGGGCCCTCAACGCCTGA
- the speB gene encoding agmatinase: protein MASLPLFDTDGAIYMASRRDPAGCRVGLFGVPYDGTTSFRPGTRFGPAAIREVSSGLETYCPQLHLDLEDLAFADLGAVEIPFGNPEPVVAAVRRATQAVLELGLKPLMLGGEHSISSGAVAAVAQRHPELALVQLDAHADLRQEWLGARHSHACAMRRCLEVLPSGQLLQIAIRSGTREEFRELSSSGRLVAIERMAEALRPLRGRPLYLTVDLDWFDPAVMAGTGTPEPGGFHWPDFAALVEELRQHQLVGADVVELAPQLDPSGVSSVLAAKVTRSLLLLLGAQ, encoded by the coding sequence ATGGCCTCCCTCCCCCTGTTTGACACCGACGGCGCCATCTACATGGCGAGCCGCCGCGATCCAGCCGGCTGCCGCGTCGGCCTGTTCGGGGTGCCCTACGACGGCACCACCTCGTTCCGCCCCGGCACCCGCTTCGGGCCGGCGGCGATCCGGGAGGTGAGCAGCGGCCTCGAAACCTATTGCCCCCAGCTTCACCTGGATCTGGAGGATCTAGCCTTCGCCGATCTGGGGGCTGTGGAGATTCCCTTCGGCAACCCCGAGCCGGTGGTGGCCGCCGTGCGCCGGGCCACGCAAGCCGTGCTCGAGCTGGGGCTCAAACCCCTGATGCTGGGCGGTGAGCACTCGATCAGCTCGGGCGCCGTGGCGGCCGTGGCCCAGCGGCATCCAGAGCTGGCCCTGGTGCAGCTCGATGCCCACGCCGACCTGCGCCAGGAGTGGCTGGGCGCCCGCCACAGCCATGCCTGCGCCATGCGCCGCTGCCTGGAGGTGCTGCCCAGCGGCCAGCTGCTGCAGATCGCCATCCGCAGCGGCACGCGGGAGGAGTTCAGGGAGCTCAGCAGCAGCGGCCGGCTGGTGGCGATCGAGCGGATGGCCGAGGCCCTGCGGCCCCTGCGCGGCCGGCCCCTCTACCTCACCGTGGACCTCGACTGGTTTGATCCGGCGGTGATGGCCGGCACCGGCACCCCCGAACCGGGCGGCTTCCACTGGCCCGATTTCGCTGCCCTGGTGGAGGAGCTGCGCCAGCACCAGCTGGTGGGCGCCGACGTGGTGGAACTGGCCCCCCAGCTCGATCCCAGCGGCGTCAGCAGCGTGCTGGCCGCCAAGGTGACCCGCAGCCTGCTGCTGCTGCTGGGTGCTCAGTAG
- a CDS encoding cyclic nucleotide-binding domain-containing protein, producing MIATAPQTAPIALMAAHADCEVVTLPTGAKVYGAGAPADSIYGVRRGIVEVQGPSGERLSYRPGEMFSYQDIVWGDGIHRSDALARTPVEILRLDRLGFLNLLHNHPTLAVQLIGQQHQRLREQRTSGTCCY from the coding sequence TTGATCGCTACCGCTCCTCAAACCGCCCCGATTGCCCTGATGGCGGCCCATGCCGACTGTGAGGTGGTGACCCTGCCCACGGGAGCCAAGGTGTACGGCGCCGGGGCGCCGGCCGATTCCATCTATGGCGTGCGCCGCGGCATCGTGGAGGTGCAGGGCCCATCCGGAGAGCGGCTCAGCTACCGGCCGGGGGAGATGTTCAGCTACCAGGACATCGTGTGGGGCGACGGTATCCACCGCAGTGACGCCCTGGCCCGCACGCCGGTGGAAATCCTGCGGCTGGACCGCCTCGGCTTCCTCAACCTGCTGCACAACCACCCCACCCTGGCGGTGCAGCTGATCGGCCAGCAGCACCAGCGCCTGCGCGAGCAGCGCACCAGCGGCACCTGCTGCTACTGA
- the gcvT gene encoding glycine cleavage system aminomethyltransferase GcvT, with protein sequence MDLLRTPLHAVIQAAGGRLVPFAGWEMPVQFSGLVAEHQAVRQHCGVFDISHMGVLTLRGDDAKDALQGLVPTDLFRIGPGEACYTVLLNQTGGIRDDLIVYDRGRQADAAAETCDELVLVINAACAAEDTAWIRSQLEPQGISITDRKGDGVLLALQGPEAQARLEALSGTSLDSLPRFGHRELTLAGCTAFVGRTGYTGEDGFELLVPGEVGPALWQQLVESGVTPCGLGARDTLRLEAAMHLYGQEMDSATSPLEAGLGWLVHLEMPKPFVGREALERQSAAGVSRRLVGLKLQGRAIARHGYPVLRDGEPVGEVTSGTWSPSLGEAIALAYVPTDAARPGTELAVEIRGKAEPALVVKRPFYRR encoded by the coding sequence GTGGACCTGCTGCGCACCCCTCTTCACGCCGTGATTCAGGCTGCGGGGGGGCGGCTGGTGCCCTTCGCCGGCTGGGAGATGCCCGTGCAGTTCTCGGGCCTGGTGGCCGAACACCAGGCGGTGCGGCAGCACTGCGGAGTGTTCGACATTTCCCACATGGGGGTGCTCACCCTGCGCGGTGACGACGCCAAGGATGCCCTGCAGGGCCTCGTGCCCACCGACCTGTTCCGCATCGGTCCCGGCGAGGCCTGCTACACGGTGCTGCTCAACCAGACAGGCGGCATCCGCGACGACCTGATCGTCTACGACCGGGGCCGACAGGCTGACGCCGCCGCTGAGACCTGCGATGAGTTGGTGCTGGTGATCAACGCCGCCTGCGCCGCTGAGGACACCGCCTGGATCCGCAGCCAGCTCGAACCCCAGGGCATCAGCATCACCGACCGCAAGGGCGACGGCGTGCTGCTGGCCCTGCAGGGCCCGGAGGCCCAGGCGCGCCTGGAGGCCCTGAGCGGCACCAGCCTGGACAGCCTGCCCCGCTTCGGCCACCGGGAACTGACCCTGGCGGGCTGCACCGCCTTCGTGGGCCGCACCGGCTACACCGGCGAAGACGGCTTCGAGCTGCTGGTGCCCGGCGAGGTCGGCCCGGCCCTCTGGCAGCAGCTGGTCGAGAGCGGCGTCACCCCCTGTGGCCTCGGCGCCCGCGACACCCTGCGGCTGGAGGCCGCCATGCACCTCTACGGCCAGGAGATGGACAGCGCCACCAGCCCCCTGGAGGCCGGCCTGGGCTGGCTCGTGCACCTGGAGATGCCGAAACCCTTCGTGGGCCGCGAGGCGCTGGAGCGCCAGAGCGCCGCCGGGGTGAGCCGCCGCCTGGTGGGCCTGAAGCTGCAGGGCCGTGCCATCGCCCGCCACGGCTACCCGGTGCTGCGGGATGGCGAGCCGGTGGGGGAGGTCACCAGCGGCACCTGGTCGCCCAGCCTGGGCGAAGCGATCGCCCTGGCCTACGTGCCCACGGATGCCGCCCGCCCCGGCACCGAGCTGGCCGTGGAGATCCGCGGCAAGGCCGAACCGGCCCTGGTGGTGAAGCGGCCCTTCTACCGGCGCTAG
- the aspS gene encoding aspartate--tRNA ligase, producing the protein MRSHGCGDLLQNVSGQEVQLCGWVDRRRDHGGVIFIDLRDRSGTVQITVDPDQGAEAFAAAEHLRNETVIQVSGRVRQRPPESVNTKLATGAVEVLAGAITVLNSVKANLPFPVSVHDEENTREELRLRHRYLDLRRERMNGNLRLRARTIQAARRFLEEQGFIEVETPVLTRSTPEGARDYLVPSRVCGGEWFALPQSPQLFKQLLMVGGIERYYQVARCFRDEDLRADRQPEFTQLDIEMSFMGQEQILELNEALISAIWQAVKGVELPRPFPRLSWHEAMERYGTDRPDTRYGMELTNVSDLVADMGFKVFSGAVAAGGAVKCIAVPGGNDAISNVRIKPGGDVFSEAQKAGAGGLAFIRVRDGGEIDSIGAIKDNLSEDKKAELLQRTGAEPGSLILFGAGDTATVNKALDRVRQFLARELELVPAERDNSSWNFLWVVDFPMFAFNAAENRLEALHHPFCAPNSADLGDDPAAWATTLPGARAQAYDLVLNGLELGGGSLRIHDSALQRQVLQTIGLPLEEAERQFGFLMEALDLGAPPHGGLAYGIDRIVMLLAGEESIRDTIAFPKTQQARCLMTQAPAGVAEQQLQELHVASTWVEEEAAAAG; encoded by the coding sequence ATGCGCAGCCACGGGTGCGGCGACCTGCTCCAGAACGTCAGCGGCCAGGAGGTGCAGCTCTGCGGCTGGGTGGACCGGCGCCGCGACCACGGCGGTGTGATCTTCATCGACCTGCGCGACCGCAGCGGCACGGTGCAGATCACGGTGGACCCCGACCAGGGGGCTGAGGCCTTCGCCGCGGCCGAGCACCTGCGCAACGAAACCGTGATCCAGGTGAGCGGCCGGGTGCGGCAGCGGCCGCCCGAATCGGTCAACACCAAACTGGCCACCGGCGCGGTGGAGGTGCTGGCAGGCGCCATCACCGTGCTCAACAGCGTCAAGGCCAACCTGCCCTTCCCCGTGTCGGTGCACGACGAGGAGAACACCCGCGAGGAGCTGCGCCTGCGCCACCGCTACCTCGACCTGCGCCGCGAGCGCATGAACGGCAACCTGCGCCTGCGCGCCCGCACGATCCAGGCCGCCCGCCGCTTCCTGGAGGAGCAGGGCTTCATCGAGGTGGAAACGCCGGTGCTCACCCGCTCCACCCCGGAAGGGGCCCGCGACTACCTGGTGCCGTCACGGGTGTGCGGCGGCGAGTGGTTCGCCCTGCCCCAGTCGCCCCAGCTGTTCAAGCAGCTGCTGATGGTGGGCGGCATCGAGCGCTACTACCAGGTGGCCCGCTGCTTCCGCGACGAAGACCTGCGCGCCGACCGCCAGCCGGAATTCACCCAGCTGGACATCGAGATGAGCTTCATGGGCCAGGAGCAGATCCTGGAGCTCAACGAGGCCCTGATCAGCGCCATCTGGCAGGCCGTCAAGGGCGTCGAGCTGCCCCGGCCCTTCCCGCGCCTCAGCTGGCACGAGGCCATGGAGCGCTACGGCACCGACCGGCCCGACACCCGCTACGGCATGGAGCTCACCAACGTGAGCGATCTGGTGGCCGACATGGGCTTCAAGGTGTTCTCCGGCGCCGTGGCCGCTGGCGGCGCCGTGAAGTGCATCGCCGTGCCCGGCGGCAATGACGCCATCAGCAACGTGCGCATCAAGCCGGGCGGCGATGTGTTCAGCGAAGCCCAGAAGGCCGGCGCCGGCGGCCTGGCCTTCATCCGCGTGCGCGACGGCGGCGAGATCGACTCCATCGGCGCCATCAAGGACAACCTCAGCGAGGACAAGAAGGCCGAGCTGCTGCAGCGCACCGGTGCGGAACCCGGCAGCCTCATCCTGTTCGGCGCCGGCGACACGGCCACGGTGAACAAGGCCCTCGATCGCGTGCGCCAGTTCCTGGCCCGCGAGCTGGAGCTGGTGCCGGCCGAGCGGGACAACAGCAGCTGGAACTTCCTCTGGGTGGTGGATTTCCCGATGTTCGCGTTCAACGCCGCTGAGAACCGCCTCGAAGCCCTGCACCATCCCTTCTGCGCCCCCAACAGCGCCGACCTCGGCGACGACCCCGCCGCCTGGGCCACCACCCTGCCCGGCGCCCGCGCCCAGGCCTACGACCTGGTGCTCAATGGCCTGGAGCTGGGCGGCGGCTCCCTGCGCATCCACGATTCGGCCCTGCAGCGCCAGGTGCTGCAGACGATCGGCCTGCCCCTGGAGGAGGCCGAGCGCCAGTTCGGCTTCCTGATGGAGGCCCTCGACCTGGGCGCCCCGCCCCACGGAGGCCTGGCCTACGGCATCGACCGCATCGTGATGCTGCTGGCGGGGGAGGAGTCGATCCGCGACACCATCGCCTTCCCGAAAACCCAGCAGGCCCGCTGCCTGATGACCCAGGCGCCCGCCGGGGTGGCCGAACAGCAGCTGCAGGAGCTGCACGTGGCCAGCACCTGGGTGGAGGAGGAGGCCGCGGCGGCGGGCTGA
- a CDS encoding RNA polymerase sigma factor, RpoD/SigA family → MTTVMGIRAPSLTQAKATTDPIRLYLQEIGRVSLLCQEEEILLARQVQQREQLLGHKGDGALEDWAERCGLSPAALRQALRRGSRAKQRMLQANLRLVVAVAKKYQRRGLELLDLIQEGTLGLERAVERFDPRRGFRFSTYAYWWIRQGITRALASQSRTIRLPVHITESLNRIRTSQHQLTLELGRPPSLQELADAVGLDVARLRSTLTHIPRPVSLEGRVGGQADTPLVDLLEDGHATPEQALTRQQLHADLEALLEQLSGREATVIRQRFGLEDDTPRTLAEIGEQLQLSRERVRQIESRALLKLRQPQNRCRVRDYLGSLDGGP, encoded by the coding sequence ATGACAACGGTGATGGGGATCCGAGCGCCGTCCTTGACCCAAGCCAAGGCCACCACCGACCCGATCCGGCTCTACCTGCAGGAGATCGGCCGCGTCAGCCTGCTGTGCCAGGAGGAGGAAATCCTGCTGGCCCGCCAGGTGCAGCAGCGCGAGCAGCTCCTGGGCCACAAGGGCGACGGTGCCCTTGAGGACTGGGCCGAGCGCTGCGGGCTCAGCCCCGCCGCTCTGCGCCAGGCCCTGCGCCGCGGCAGCCGCGCCAAGCAGCGCATGCTCCAGGCCAACCTGCGGCTGGTGGTGGCCGTGGCCAAGAAGTACCAGCGCCGGGGCCTGGAGCTGCTGGATCTGATCCAGGAGGGCACCCTCGGGCTGGAGCGGGCCGTGGAACGGTTTGATCCCCGCCGGGGCTTCCGCTTCAGCACCTACGCCTACTGGTGGATCCGCCAGGGCATCACCCGGGCCCTGGCCAGCCAGAGCCGCACGATCCGGCTGCCGGTGCACATCACCGAGAGCCTCAACAGGATCCGCACCAGCCAGCACCAGCTCACCCTGGAGCTGGGCCGCCCCCCCAGCCTTCAGGAGCTGGCGGACGCCGTGGGCCTCGATGTGGCGCGGCTGCGCAGCACCCTCACCCACATCCCGCGGCCCGTGTCCCTCGAGGGTCGGGTGGGCGGCCAGGCCGACACGCCCCTGGTGGATCTGCTGGAAGACGGCCACGCCACCCCGGAGCAGGCCCTTACCCGCCAGCAGCTGCACGCCGATCTGGAAGCGTTGCTGGAGCAGCTGAGCGGCCGCGAGGCCACGGTGATCCGCCAGCGCTTCGGGCTCGAGGACGACACCCCCCGCACCCTGGCCGAGATCGGCGAGCAACTGCAGCTCTCGCGCGAACGGGTGCGGCAGATCGAGTCGCGGGCCCTGCTGAAGCTGCGCCAGCCCCAGAACCGCTGCCGCGTGCGCGACTACCTCGGCAGCCTCGACGGCGGCCCCTGA
- a CDS encoding Dps family protein, which translates to MVATSPRIDIGIPEAQRLEIAEGLGRVLADTTVLYAKTHGFHWNVTGPMFNTLHLMFMEQYTELWNALDVIAERIRALGLPAPFGASTYGGLSSIPESNGIPAALSMVSELVQGHEAVARTIRDVFVIADGANDQPTADLLTQRLQIHEKTAWMLRSLLED; encoded by the coding sequence ATGGTTGCCACCTCCCCCCGCATCGACATCGGCATTCCCGAGGCCCAGCGCCTGGAGATCGCCGAGGGACTCGGTCGCGTGCTTGCCGACACCACCGTGCTTTACGCCAAGACCCATGGCTTCCACTGGAACGTCACCGGGCCGATGTTCAACACCCTGCACCTGATGTTCATGGAGCAGTACACCGAGCTCTGGAACGCCCTCGACGTGATCGCCGAACGCATCCGCGCCCTCGGCCTGCCCGCCCCCTTCGGCGCCTCCACCTACGGCGGCCTCTCCTCCATCCCCGAGAGCAACGGCATACCCGCCGCCCTCTCCATGGTGAGCGAGCTGGTGCAGGGCCATGAAGCCGTGGCCCGCACCATCCGTGACGTGTTCGTGATCGCCGATGGGGCCAACGACCAGCCCACCGCCGACCTGCTCACCCAGCGGCTGCAGATCCACGAGAAGACCGCCTGGATGCTGCGCAGCCTGCTGGAAGACTGA
- a CDS encoding CTP synthase — MPPSPNPARHAPKFVFVTGGVVSSIGKGIVAASLGRLLKSRGYSVSILKLDPYLNVDPGTMSPYQHGEVFVTEDGAETDLDLGHYERFTDTAMSRLNSVTTGSIYQAVINKERRGDYNGGTVQVIPHITREIRERIHRVAANSGADVVIGEIGGTVGDIESLPFLEAIREFRGDVGRQDMAYVHVTLLPYIGTSGELKTKPTQHSVKELRSIGIQPDLLVCRSDRAISPDLKAKIGGFCGVPERAVIQALDADSIYAVPLAMEQEGLCREVLDVLGLSDHDSDMARWQELVTKLRHPGPAVKVALVGKYVQLNDAYLSVVEALRHACLECDASLDLHWICAEQIEERGAATLLAGMDAVVVPGGFGHRGVDGKVAAIRWAREQRVPFLGLCLGMQCAVIEWARNVAGLAGATSAELDSASPHPVINLLPEQQDVVDLGGTMRLGVYPCRLTPGTMGQRLYGQEVVYERHRHRYEFNNAYRNLFLDSGYRISGSSPDGRLVELVELEDHPFFTACQYHPEFLSRPGKPHPLFRGLVEAAQLKHTRQESEPAAARLETPVAS, encoded by the coding sequence ATGCCCCCGTCCCCCAACCCAGCCCGACACGCACCCAAGTTCGTGTTCGTGACGGGCGGTGTGGTGTCGAGCATCGGCAAGGGCATCGTGGCGGCCAGCCTGGGGCGGCTGCTCAAGAGCCGCGGCTACAGCGTGTCGATCCTGAAGCTGGATCCCTACCTCAACGTGGATCCGGGCACGATGAGCCCCTACCAGCACGGTGAGGTGTTCGTCACCGAGGACGGCGCCGAGACCGACCTCGACCTCGGCCACTACGAACGCTTCACCGACACGGCCATGTCACGCCTCAACAGCGTGACCACCGGCTCCATCTACCAGGCGGTGATCAACAAGGAACGCCGCGGCGACTACAACGGCGGCACGGTGCAGGTGATCCCCCACATCACCCGCGAGATCCGCGAGCGCATCCACCGGGTGGCGGCCAACAGCGGCGCCGACGTGGTGATCGGTGAGATCGGCGGCACCGTGGGCGACATCGAATCCCTGCCCTTCCTGGAGGCCATCCGCGAGTTCCGGGGCGACGTAGGGCGCCAGGACATGGCCTACGTGCATGTCACGCTGCTGCCCTACATCGGCACCTCGGGCGAACTCAAGACCAAGCCCACCCAGCACTCGGTGAAGGAGCTGCGCTCGATCGGCATCCAGCCCGATCTGCTGGTGTGCCGCAGCGACCGCGCCATCAGCCCCGACCTCAAGGCCAAGATCGGCGGTTTCTGCGGCGTGCCGGAGCGGGCGGTGATCCAGGCCCTCGATGCCGACAGCATCTACGCGGTGCCGCTGGCGATGGAGCAGGAGGGTCTCTGCCGTGAGGTGCTCGACGTGCTCGGCCTGTCAGACCACGACAGCGACATGGCCCGCTGGCAGGAGCTGGTGACCAAGCTGCGCCATCCGGGCCCCGCCGTGAAGGTGGCCCTGGTGGGCAAGTATGTGCAGCTCAACGACGCCTACCTCTCGGTGGTGGAGGCCCTGCGCCACGCCTGCCTGGAGTGCGATGCCTCCCTGGATCTGCACTGGATCTGCGCTGAGCAGATCGAGGAGCGCGGCGCGGCCACCCTGCTCGCCGGCATGGATGCGGTGGTGGTGCCGGGGGGCTTCGGGCACCGGGGGGTGGACGGCAAGGTGGCGGCGATCCGCTGGGCCCGGGAGCAGCGGGTGCCGTTCCTGGGGCTCTGCCTCGGCATGCAGTGCGCCGTGATCGAGTGGGCCCGCAACGTCGCCGGCCTGGCCGGCGCCACCAGCGCCGAGCTCGACAGCGCCAGCCCCCATCCGGTGATCAACCTGCTGCCGGAGCAGCAGGACGTGGTGGACCTGGGCGGCACCATGCGCCTGGGCGTCTACCCCTGCCGCCTCACCCCAGGCACCATGGGCCAGCGTCTCTACGGCCAGGAGGTGGTGTACGAGCGACACCGCCACCGCTATGAGTTCAACAACGCCTACCGCAACCTGTTCCTCGATTCGGGCTACAGGATCAGTGGCAGTTCACCGGACGGCCGCCTGGTGGAGCTGGTCGAACTGGAGGACCACCCCTTCTTCACCGCCTGCCAGTACCACCCGGAATTTCTCTCCCGGCCCGGCAAGCCCCATCCCCTCTTCCGCGGCCTGGTGGAGGCCGCCCAGCTGAAGCACACCCGTCAGGAGTCCGAGCCAGCTGCAGCCCGTCTGGAGACACCCGTGGCCTCCTGA
- a CDS encoding HlyD family secretion protein — translation MTPEHSPTPTPAKPADSALAPRASSLMRAGQNALEQRVKSGHEGMVLQQSRFMARAITWALIGTTGFALAWLALAQTEEVVIAAGKLQPIGDVQTVQMPVGGVLDTMLVKEGERVTKGQVLLRLDNETTLDRRDGLLDSIRSKEQQFALKQLELQRYLALNDTEQQVLGRNLELQQQVLARLESLQAVGAVPELEYLQQRNQTREVEGDLEKTKVDRLRQVAILQQAVSELEVELSELRSRLTESKVNIRYQDVRSPVDGVVFDLKPTGPGFVAQGSEPVMKIVPLDELEAKVEIDSADIGFVRVGKPVDISIDSFPSSDFGVLNGTLASIGSDALPPEEQKPNYRFPAVIKLQDQKLQLNSGSELPLQVGMSLTANIKLRKVTYLQLLLGEFKDKTDSLKRL, via the coding sequence GTGACCCCAGAGCACTCCCCTACCCCAACCCCTGCCAAGCCCGCCGATTCGGCCCTGGCGCCACGGGCGTCGTCGCTGATGCGGGCCGGTCAGAACGCCCTGGAACAGCGGGTCAAGAGTGGCCATGAGGGCATGGTGCTGCAGCAGTCGCGCTTCATGGCGCGCGCGATCACCTGGGCCCTGATCGGCACCACGGGTTTTGCCCTGGCCTGGCTGGCCCTGGCCCAGACGGAGGAGGTGGTGATCGCCGCAGGCAAGCTCCAGCCCATCGGCGATGTGCAGACGGTGCAGATGCCGGTGGGTGGCGTGCTCGACACCATGCTCGTGAAGGAGGGGGAGCGGGTGACCAAGGGCCAGGTGCTGCTGCGCCTCGATAACGAAACCACCTTGGACCGCCGCGACGGCCTGCTCGACTCAATCCGCTCGAAGGAACAGCAGTTCGCCCTCAAGCAGCTTGAGCTGCAGCGCTATCTCGCCCTCAACGACACCGAGCAGCAGGTGCTGGGGCGGAACCTTGAGCTCCAACAGCAGGTGCTGGCCCGGCTGGAGTCGCTCCAGGCCGTGGGCGCGGTGCCCGAACTGGAATACCTGCAGCAGCGCAACCAGACCCGCGAAGTGGAGGGCGACCTGGAGAAGACCAAGGTGGATCGTCTGCGCCAGGTGGCCATCCTCCAGCAGGCCGTGTCAGAGCTGGAGGTGGAACTCTCTGAGCTGCGCAGCCGGCTGACGGAATCGAAGGTGAACATCCGCTATCAGGACGTGCGCTCGCCGGTGGATGGGGTGGTGTTTGACCTCAAGCCCACGGGCCCGGGCTTCGTGGCCCAGGGCAGCGAGCCGGTGATGAAGATCGTGCCCCTCGATGAACTCGAGGCCAAGGTGGAGATCGACAGTGCTGACATCGGCTTCGTGCGGGTGGGCAAGCCGGTGGACATCAGCATCGATTCCTTTCCCTCCTCGGATTTCGGTGTGCTGAACGGCACCCTGGCCTCGATCGGCTCCGATGCCCTGCCGCCGGAAGAGCAAAAGCCCAACTACCGCTTCCCGGCGGTGATCAAGCTCCAGGACCAGAAGCTGCAGCTGAACTCCGGCAGTGAACTGCCGCTGCAGGTGGGGATGTCACTGACGGCCAACATCAAGCTGCGCAAGGTCACCTACCTGCAGCTGCTGCTGGGCGAGTTCAAGGACAAGACCGACTCCCTCAAGCGCCTCTGA